The Setaria viridis chromosome 6, Setaria_viridis_v4.0, whole genome shotgun sequence genome contains a region encoding:
- the LOC117861955 gene encoding BTB/POZ and MATH domain-containing protein 1: protein MLDSRFVEFKLDYTKAKDVAIGAVVSSEDISAGGHLWRVNCYPRGSKKEDAGEHLSLYLELVSNDSKNVRAIFDAFAIIRDGTPSWSDARRRADVYTERGATKGWHRFVTRRYLDSLYVTAGGWVTVMCGVIVVLDDDALPPPPDVGAHLGRLLDRADGSDVSFIVGGEAFPAHRAVLAARSPVFRAQLLGSMADATMPSIALHDIAPETFRAMLRFIYTDALPAADEEMMRHLLAAADRYALDRLKIVCARISWDNVSVDTVATTLDCAEMYSCPELKRKCIKFFAAKKNFKKAVLTKGFVQLGQRFPSVIDELRERVVGLRL, encoded by the exons ATGCTTGACTCCCGTTTCGTCGAGTTCAAACTCGACTACACGAAAGCCAAGGACGTCGCCATCGGGGCCGTTGTGAGCTCCGAGGACATCTCCGCCGGGGGCCACCTCTGGAGGGTCAACTGCTACCCTCGTGGGAGCAAGAAAGAGGACGCCGGCGAGCACCTGTCCCTCTACCTCGAGCTCGTGAGCAACGACTCCAAGAACGTCAGGGCCATCTTCGACGCCTTCGCCATCATCAGAGACGGCACGCCGTCGTGGAGCGACGCCAGGAGGCGCGCCGACGTCTACACGGAACGCGGCGCCACCAAGGGGTGGCACCGCTTCGTGACGCGGCGCTACCTCGACTCCCTCTACGTGACGGCGGGCGGCTGGGTCACCGTGATGTGCGGGGTGATCGTCgtgctcgacgacgacgccctgccgccgccgcccgacgtcGGGGCCCATCTCGGCCGCCTCCTGGACCGCGCCGACGGCTCGGACGTCTCGTTcatcgtcggcggcgaggcgttCCCGGCGCACCGGGCCGTGCTGGCTGCCCGCTCGCCGGTCTTCAGGGCGCAGCTGCTGGGCTCCATGGCTGATGCCACCATGCCTTCCATCGCCCTGCACGACATCGCACCCGAGACGTTCAGAGCTATGCTCCGGTTCATCTACACAGACGCCTTGCCGGCCGCAGACGAGGAGATGATGCGTCATCTTCTTGCTGCAGCAGACCGGTATGCATTGGACCGTCTGAAG ATTGTGTGTGCCAGGATATCGTGGGACAATGTGTCGGTGGATACGGTCGCCACTACATTGGATTGCGCTGAAATGTACAGCTGCCCGGAGCTGAAGCGGAAGTGCATCAAGTTCTTTGCGGCGAAGAAAAATTTCAAGAAGGCCGTGTTAACCAAGGGTTTCGTGCAGTTGGGCCAGAGGTTCCCGTCAGTTATTGATGAGCTGCGAGAAAGGGTTGTTGGGTTACGATTATGA
- the LOC117861957 gene encoding BTB/POZ and MATH domain-containing protein 1, whose amino-acid sequence MDPRFLEFKLDLSRTKDLAAGAGEFVSSVDFSVGGQVWKINCYPPGSRREKYGDHLSIYLQLVSKPPKSVKVIFEVFVMRRDGKPCLSHFYSRRCMQVYPLPDGFKEWGWHRFTTGSDLKFFYMVDGVVTLVCGVIVVGGEYEPVSSVPHSDLASHLGGLLDCTAGSDVSFVVNGETFPAHREVLAARSPVFKAQLLGSMADAKMPSITLHDMDPAAFKVLLRFMYTDSLPGDDELGFPPCEMFQDLLALADRYALDRLKFICANKLWEYVSTDTVGAALHCAEMYNCPELKRNCIAFVAKEENVKKTLLTDWFLLLVQKILWIIAELRKKLGV is encoded by the coding sequence ATGGACCCTCGATTTCTCGAGTTCAAGCTTGACTTGTCGCGGACCaaggacctcgccgccggcgccggggagttCGTCAGCTCCGTGGATTTCTCCGTCGGGGGCCAAGTCTGGAAGATCAACTGCTACCCTCCTGGTTCCAGGAGAGAGAAGTACGGCGACCACCTATCCATCTACCTCCAGCTCGTGAGCAAGCCGCCCAAAAGCGTCAAGGTCATCTTCGAGGTCTTCGTGATGCGCAGAGACGGCAAGCCATGCTTGTCCCACTTCTACTCGAGAAGGTGCATGCAGGTCTACCCATTACCGGACGGCTTCAAGGAGTGGGGGTGGCATCGCTTCACGACAGGAAGCGACCTCAAGTTTTTCTACATGGTGGATGGCGTCGTCACCCTGGTGTGCGGGGTCATAGTCGTCGGCGGCGAATACGAGCCCGTCTCCAGCGTGCCACATTCCGACCTGGCGAGCCATCTCGGCGGCCTGCTGGATTGCACCGCCGGCTCCGATGTCTCCTTCGTCGTTAACGGCGAGACGTTCCCTGCTCACCGGGAGGTGCTCGCCGCCCGCTCACCGGTCTTCAAGGCGCAGCTCCTTGGCTCCATGGCAGACGCCAAGATGCCATCCATCACATTGCACGACATGGATCCCGCGGCGTTCAAGGTTTTGCTCCGGTTCATGTACACGGATTCCTTGCCTGGGGATGATGAGCTCGGGTTCCCTCCATGCGAGATGTTTCAGGACCTGCTCGCTCTGGCTGACCGGTACGCACTGGATCGACTGAAGTTTATCTGTGCTAACAAGCTGTGGGAGTATGTGTCAACAGACACTGTTGGAGCTGCTTTGCACTGTGCCGAGATGTACAATTGCCCTGAGCTGAAAAGGAACTGCATTGCCTTCGTTGCCAAGGAGGAAAATGTCAAGAAGACCCTGTTAACCGATTGGTTTCTTCTGTTGGTGCAGAAGATTCTATGGATTATTGCCGAGCTGAGGAAGAAGTTGGGAGTATAG
- the LOC117859933 gene encoding berberine bridge enzyme-like Cyn d 4, protein MARTPMILHLLLVTLFILSSKTASSSASSDVDAFLGCLSAAIPPSLIKTPATNSYSELLMSSVRNLRYVLPGTTRPFVIVAATEPAHVQTTVVCGRRHSVRIRTRSGGHDYEGLSYASVDPHERFAVLDLGELRAIHIDASRAEAWVGSGATLGELYYAAAAANQTFGFPAGNCPTVGVGGHLSGGGFGALSRKYGLSADNVLDAVVVDAEGRLLNRSTMGKDLFWAIRGGGGESFGVVLSWKVRLVAVPETVTVFSIRRSRNQSAVDLITKWQAIAPALPRDLYLRVLVQNQQAAFVALFLGRCDRLVDTMRAHFPDLGMAERDCQEMSWVKSTVFFFFNTANIPNEVLLNRSNADYFLKVKSDHVQEPMPRQAWESLWSKWLEKPEAALVMLDPYGGVMGSISPSATPFPHRNYLYQLQFFSFWFENGTAALEKRMSWVRGVYEDLTPYVSKNPRAVYVNYRDLDLGTNELDGGVTSYAKARVWGEKYFKGNFKRLAAVKSKVDPFDFFRNEQSIPPLPAKKW, encoded by the coding sequence ATGGCAAGAACACCAATGATCTTGCACCTTCTTCTCGTAACCCTTTTCATCCTCTCCAGCAAAACAGCATCCTCTTCAGCTTCCAGCGATGTCGATGCATTCCTCGGCTGCCTCTCCGCGGCCATTCCGCCTTCCCTCATCAAGACCCCAGCAACCAACTCCTACTCTGAACTCCTGATGTCCTCCGTCCGCAACCTCCGCTACGTCTTGCCGGGCACGACGAGGCCGTTCGTGATCGTTGCGGCCACCGAGCCTGCTCATGTACAGACCACCGTGGTCTGTGGCCGCCGGCATAGCGTTCGCATCCGCACGCGCAGCGGCGGCCACGACTACGAGGGCCTCTCCTACGCCTCCGTCGACCCCCACGAGCGCTTCGCTGTGCTCGACCTCGGCGAGCTCCGCGCCATCCACATCGACGCGTCGAGAGCCGAGGCCTGGGTCGGGTCCGGCGCCACGCTCGGCGAGCTctactacgccgccgccgccgccaaccaaACGTTCGGGTTCCCCGCGGGCAACTGCCCcaccgtcggcgtcggcggccacctgagcggcggcgggttcggCGCCCTGTCGCGCAAGTACGGCCTCTCCGCCGACAACGTCCTCGACGCCGTCGTGGTAGACGCCGAGGGGAGGCTGCTGAACAGGAGCACCATGGGGAAGGACCTCTTCTGGGCCatccgcggcggtggcggcgagagcTTCGGCGTCGTCCTGTCGTGGAAGGTGCGGCTGGTGGCCGTGCCGGAGACCGTCACCGTGTTCAGCATCCGCCGGTCACGGAACCAGTCCGCCGTCGATCTCATAACCAAATGGCAGGCGATCGCGCCGGCCCTTCCCAGGGATCTCTACCTCCGCGTGCTCGTGCAGAACCAGCAAGCGGCCTTCGTCGCCCTGTTCCTCGGCCGGTGCGACCGCCTCGTCGACACCATGCGAGCTCACTTCCCTGACCTAGGAATGGCGGAACGGGACTGCCAGGAGATGAGCTGGGTCAAGTCCaccgtcttcttcttcttcaacacGGCCAACATCCCAAACGAGGTGCTCCTGAACAGGAGCAACGCAGACTACTTCCTCAAGGTCAAGTCCGACCACGTGCAGGAACCCATGCCAAGGCAGGCGTGGGAGAGCTTGTGGTCGAAGTGGCTCGAGAAGCCCGAGGCGGCGCTGGTCATGCTCGACCCCTACGGCGGCGTCATGGGCAGCATCtcgccgtcggcgacgccgTTCCCGCACCGAAACTACCTCTACCAGCTCCAGTTCTTCTCGTTCTGGTTCGAGAACgggacggcggcgctggagaaGAGGATGAGCTGGGTCAGGGGAGTGTACGAGGATCTGACGCCGTACGTGTCCAAGAACCCTAGAGCTGTGTACGTGAACTACAGGGACCTGGACCTAGGGACGAACGAGTTGGACGGTGGTGTCACCAGCTACGCgaaggctagggtttggggagaGAAGTATTTCAAAGGTAATTTCAAGAGGTTGGCAGCCGTGAAGAGCAAGGTGGATCCTTTCGATTTCTTCCGGAACGAGCAGAGCATCCCTCCTCTTCCTGCTAAAAAATGGTAG
- the LOC117861959 gene encoding BTB/POZ and MATH domain-containing protein 2, with the protein MSESRNVKAIFDVFAMERDGAPSSSHARRCVKVYPPEGYRACGFLQFVKRSDLESLYVANGWARIMCVVIVVRDDDPLDVPPSDIGSHLGHLLDCPETSDVSFVVNGEAFPSHRAVLAARSPVFKAQLFGSMKEAAMSSITLHDIAPATFKVMLRFMYTDSLAGEDDELGDSATENEKFQDLLAAADRYALDRLKLLCASKLWDSVSVDTVAATLACAETYYCPELKTKCMGFFAEEKNFKKAVLTDGFVQLVQKFPSIVAELREVVNGE; encoded by the coding sequence ATGAGCGAATCAAGAAACGTCAAAGCTATCTTCGATGTCTTCGCGATGGAAAGAGACGGCGCGCCATCGTCGTCCCACGCAAGGAGGTGCGTGAAGGTTTATCCACCCGAGGGCTACAGGGCGTGTGGATTTTTGCAGTTCGTGAAGCGAAGCGATCTTGAGTCGCTCTATGTTGCCAATGGCTGGGCGAGGATTATGTGCGTGGTCATAGTCGTGCGAGATGATGACCCCCTGGACGTCCCGCCCTCTGACATCGGGAGCCATCTCGGCCACCTGCTCGATTGCCCGGAGACCTCCGACGTTTCATTCGTCGTCAACGGCGAGGCATTCCCATCTCACCGGGCGGTGCTCGCCGCCCGCTCCCCGGTCTTCAAAGCACAGCTCTTCGGCTCCATGAAGGAAGCTGCAATGTCATCCATCACCCTGCATGACATCGCGCCCGCGACGTTCAAGGTCATGCTTCGGTTCATGTACACGGATTCGTTGGCAGGAGAAGATGATGAGCTCGGGGACTCTGCAACAGAGAACGAGAAGTTCCAGGATCTGCTCGCTGCGGCTGATCGCTATGCGTTGGACCGCCTGAAGCTTCTGTGTGCCAGCAAGCTGTGGGATAGCGTGTCGGTGGATACGGTTGCTGCTACTCTCGCCTGTGCCGAGACATACTACTGCCCGGAGCTGAAAACGAAGTGCATGGGCTTCTTTGCAGAGGAGAAGAACTTCAAGAAAGCTGTGTTAACTGATGGTTTTGTTCAGCTGGTGCAAAAGTTCCCGTCCATTGTTGCTGAGCTGAGAGAGGTGGTTAATGGGGAATAG